In the genome of Pelobacter seleniigenes DSM 18267, one region contains:
- a CDS encoding DUF2917 domain-containing protein — MELLLNSKEVIELGNDLCGTRICCRAGLCWVTLEGDSRDHILRAGSSFEISRSGRVLVTALTPARVLLAELAQQSKLFEPEPSGWGWLKKRALFNAKSPL, encoded by the coding sequence ATGGAACTGTTACTGAACAGCAAGGAAGTGATTGAGCTGGGCAACGATCTCTGCGGGACACGGATTTGTTGCCGGGCAGGGTTGTGCTGGGTCACTCTGGAAGGTGATTCCAGGGACCATATCTTGCGCGCCGGCAGCAGTTTCGAAATCAGCCGTAGTGGCCGCGTGCTGGTGACCGCATTGACTCCTGCCCGGGTTCTGCTGGCTGAGCTGGCACAGCAGTCCAAGCTGTTTGAACCTGAGCCGAGTGGCTGGGGGTGGTTGAAAAAGCGGGCTCTTTTTAACGCCAAGAGCCCGCTGTAA